Proteins encoded in a region of the Haloarcula sp. CBA1129 genome:
- a CDS encoding universal stress protein: MDIDLVLAPVDGSDQSERAAEYAIAVAERYDADLHLLFVIDERLHQDIDSGDVSAAAIAEEHQAFTKSIQERFRDAHDGVFETSSATAFSETRLMQTPGSVVLDVAEDIDADFIVVPREEGSEEAVGRAAIYVIEYASQPVLTV; this comes from the coding sequence ATGGACATCGACCTCGTACTCGCGCCGGTCGACGGCAGCGACCAGTCGGAACGAGCGGCCGAGTACGCGATCGCCGTCGCGGAGCGGTATGACGCCGATCTCCACTTGCTGTTCGTCATCGACGAACGGCTCCACCAAGATATCGACAGTGGCGACGTGAGCGCAGCCGCGATCGCCGAGGAGCATCAGGCGTTCACCAAGAGTATCCAAGAGCGGTTCCGCGACGCCCACGACGGCGTGTTCGAAACGTCGTCCGCGACCGCGTTCTCCGAGACACGACTGATGCAGACGCCGGGGAGCGTCGTCCTCGACGTGGCGGAAGACATCGACGCGGATTTCATCGTTGTCCCGCGCGAGGAAGGAAGCGAAGAAGCCGTCGGGCGCGCAGCGATCTACGTCATCGAGTACGCCAGTCAGCCGGTACTCACCGTTTAA
- a CDS encoding universal stress protein, producing the protein MFDTVVIATDGSGSAERAVEAALDLAARFDATVHGLYVVDTGEVETTPEEVREALERALATTGGRALSFILEAADAEADEELVTAVREGDPADEICKYAAEHDADVIVSGTRGRHGEHGFLLGSVAEELVREAPMPVLTVRQLEGEPNPEREDV; encoded by the coding sequence ATGTTCGATACGGTGGTCATCGCCACGGACGGCTCCGGCAGCGCAGAGCGGGCCGTCGAAGCAGCGCTGGATCTGGCAGCGCGCTTCGACGCAACTGTCCACGGGCTGTACGTCGTCGACACCGGCGAGGTTGAGACGACGCCTGAAGAGGTTCGCGAGGCGCTGGAGCGCGCGCTGGCGACCACTGGCGGCCGCGCCCTCTCGTTCATTCTGGAGGCCGCTGACGCCGAGGCCGACGAGGAGCTTGTCACTGCTGTCCGGGAGGGCGACCCGGCCGACGAAATCTGCAAGTACGCGGCGGAACACGACGCCGATGTCATCGTCAGCGGGACCCGCGGCCGCCACGGTGAACACGGGTTCCTGCTGGGCAGCGTCGCCGAGGAACTCGTCCGAGAGGCTCCGATGCCGGTGCTGACGGTCCGCCAGCTCGAAGGCGAGCCAAACCCCGAGCGCGAGGACGTGTAA
- a CDS encoding DHH family phosphoesterase has product MDDWLIDDDRLSIGRKSVLPGEGFFIPDSYEEEQAEAEAAETLADAGVIVIADPDADGLACTALVREARGEGALLPAGPHELTEALEWTAEYADPDATVFICDLCPDRESDIAPLGGLIERVERVVWFDHHQWPDDLAADVDAAGVERTVGDSEEVCTADVALAELDYDFDEQWADLAAVTRDHDLWIRDDPRSDDLADLSYWSEPEEYIEAVREHGPDLSPEFHEFLDEKRVEKEALIEKAVERAELREVGEWTVGVTYGRCSQNEVAEALREQGADAAVIVKPAGSASIRGTDSFERAHEVAQQVNGGGHPKAAGCKPDIYDDMMDYAHHWTTQGAVAKQAIVDAFRRLPEEEEEGVDTER; this is encoded by the coding sequence ATGGACGATTGGCTCATCGACGACGACCGCCTCTCTATCGGCCGCAAATCCGTACTCCCCGGTGAGGGGTTCTTTATTCCGGATTCCTACGAGGAAGAGCAAGCTGAAGCCGAAGCCGCTGAGACGCTGGCAGACGCCGGCGTCATTGTTATCGCCGATCCGGACGCCGACGGACTGGCCTGTACCGCGCTGGTTCGCGAGGCCCGCGGCGAGGGTGCACTGTTGCCTGCCGGCCCGCACGAACTCACAGAAGCGCTCGAATGGACTGCCGAGTACGCCGACCCCGACGCGACCGTCTTTATCTGTGACCTCTGTCCCGACCGCGAGTCCGACATCGCACCGCTCGGCGGGCTTATCGAGCGCGTCGAACGTGTCGTCTGGTTCGACCACCACCAGTGGCCCGACGACCTCGCCGCCGACGTGGACGCCGCGGGCGTCGAGCGCACCGTCGGGGACAGCGAGGAAGTGTGTACCGCCGACGTGGCGCTGGCCGAACTCGACTACGACTTCGACGAGCAGTGGGCCGACCTCGCCGCCGTCACCCGCGACCACGACCTCTGGATCCGCGACGACCCCCGCAGCGACGACCTCGCGGACCTCTCGTACTGGAGCGAGCCCGAGGAGTACATCGAGGCGGTCCGCGAACACGGCCCCGACCTCTCGCCGGAGTTCCACGAGTTCCTTGACGAGAAGCGCGTCGAGAAGGAGGCGCTCATCGAGAAGGCCGTCGAACGCGCCGAACTCCGCGAGGTCGGCGAGTGGACGGTCGGCGTCACCTACGGCCGCTGCTCACAGAACGAGGTCGCCGAGGCGCTGCGTGAGCAGGGTGCGGACGCCGCCGTCATCGTCAAGCCCGCCGGCTCCGCCTCCATCCGCGGGACGGACAGTTTCGAGCGTGCTCACGAGGTCGCCCAGCAAGTCAACGGCGGCGGCCACCCGAAAGCCGCGGGCTGCAAGCCCGATATCTACGACGACATGATGGACTACGCGCATCATTGGACGACACAGGGTGCGGTTGCGAAGCAGGCAATCGTGGACGCGTTCCGGCGGCTGCCCGAAGAAGAAGAGGAAGGCGTCGATACGGAGCGGTAG
- a CDS encoding DUF5807 family protein encodes MTKHAEFLSGERPEDVLFFLHEDAVSNPGALAEYADEVEDGHVLVLPGDDGRSAFQSATGIDPMGLAQEAMGTEGDIGDDLTSAVCPVAEEEPESDHTTRFVFAFAEEQNEDVGGLYAEGDVVHAYAVCACGERYSDKWVVGE; translated from the coding sequence ATGACCAAACACGCGGAGTTTCTGTCGGGTGAGCGGCCCGAAGACGTGCTGTTTTTCCTGCACGAGGACGCCGTCTCGAACCCCGGTGCGCTGGCCGAGTACGCCGACGAAGTCGAGGACGGTCACGTCCTCGTCCTCCCCGGTGACGACGGCCGCAGCGCGTTCCAGTCGGCGACGGGCATCGACCCGATGGGACTGGCACAAGAGGCGATGGGGACCGAGGGCGACATCGGCGACGACCTGACCAGTGCCGTCTGTCCGGTCGCCGAGGAGGAACCGGAGAGCGACCACACCACCCGCTTCGTCTTCGCCTTCGCCGAGGAACAGAACGAGGACGTGGGCGGCCTCTACGCCGAGGGCGACGTGGTCCACGCCTACGCCGTGTGTGCCTGCGGGGAACGGTACAGCGACAAGTGGGTCGTCGGGGAGTAG
- a CDS encoding dCTP deaminase encodes MTDFGEYVTDIVHEPTQTDSPGFDLTVDSVFEVVEPGRIDFGGGELDAAGVTPHASEKRNPDDDYEWWTLRGGQYLIEYNESLTGAATVTLQPRTELLERGATHPTLHVDALPRVPLTVGGAGLTLKENARVSTIVGVEE; translated from the coding sequence ATGACCGACTTTGGCGAGTACGTCACGGATATCGTCCACGAACCGACCCAGACCGACAGCCCGGGGTTCGACCTGACCGTCGATTCGGTGTTCGAGGTCGTCGAGCCGGGGCGGATCGACTTCGGTGGCGGCGAGCTCGACGCGGCCGGCGTCACGCCCCACGCAAGTGAGAAGCGGAACCCGGACGACGACTACGAGTGGTGGACGCTGCGGGGCGGCCAGTACCTCATCGAGTACAACGAGTCCCTGACCGGCGCGGCGACGGTGACGCTCCAGCCGCGGACGGAACTGCTCGAACGCGGGGCGACCCACCCGACGTTGCACGTCGACGCGCTCCCGCGCGTGCCGCTGACGGTCGGCGGTGCGGGGCTAACGCTCAAAGAGAACGCGCGAGTCAGCACGATTGTCGGGGTCGAGGAGTAA